A region from the Hydra vulgaris chromosome 10, alternate assembly HydraT2T_AEP genome encodes:
- the LOC136085717 gene encoding uncharacterized protein LOC136085717 translates to MDEQINLPPSYFEVDPPPPYETIYQNEKNIQSVVVDIEPNKANQNVVYSEFQSAQPQVELEYPPACTCLAWSSFFFGFFPIGAFAIYYSYQVKSATEKKELDQAVKAYSLTRKLAFWSFFAMSTFLLILLIGFFFVCFFTRTFVFIYYLIIHTVIFLYCKARKV, encoded by the exons atgGACGAGCAAAtta ATCTTCCTCCAAGCTACTTTGAAGTTGATCCTCCACCTCCGTATGAAACAATATATCAGAACGAAAAAAAT aTTCAGTCAGTGGTAGTCGATATTGAACCAAACAAGGCTAACCAAAATGTAGTTTATTCAGAGTTCCAAAGTGCACAACCTCAGGTAGAATTAGAATACCCACCGGCTTGCACGTGTTTAGCTTggtcttctttcttttttggCTTTTTTCCTATTGGTGCATTTGCCATATACTATTCCTACCAA gTAAAATCTGCTACCGAGAAAAAAGAACTTGATCAAGCAGTTAAAGCTTACAGTCTCACAAGAAAATTGGCTTTTTGGTCATTTTTTGCGATGtcaacatttttactaattttgctaattggatttttttttgtatgtttttttacccGTACATTCGTGTTTATATACTACTTAATAATTCATACagttatctttttatattgtaaagCACGAAAAGTCTAA